A single window of Achromobacter xylosoxidans DNA harbors:
- a CDS encoding enoyl-CoA hydratase/isomerase family protein, with translation MNAPVLFEERAAANGMRFGIATLNAPQTLNGLSLEMVDLLAERLEAWARDPGLALVVLQGAGEKAFCAGGDLHGLYRSMTENAGKGAWGNAYARRFFEHEYRLDYRIHSYPKPVLCWGHGIVMGGGIGLMMGASHRVVSETSRLAMPEVSIGLFPDVGGSWLLNRMPGRTGVFLALTGAQINTADAFFAGLADFRLNHEDWPKLLASLEEQPWAGQASGGAEDAIPPRSINDGLLRRALTALEPQAPLEGGNLRQHSFLINSLCSGNRLDEIYEELAGLKDHADPWLARAASTMLAGSPGSLRLSFALQQRMRLRSLDDVFRAEYIAALHCTAHGDFAEGIRALLIDKDKKPRWNPAVLDMATEAWVQKFFDEPWPEGQPHPLDDLGKEGR, from the coding sequence ATGAATGCACCGGTGCTGTTCGAAGAAAGGGCCGCCGCCAATGGAATGCGCTTCGGGATCGCGACGCTGAATGCGCCGCAGACCCTGAATGGCCTGTCGCTGGAGATGGTCGACCTGCTGGCCGAGCGCCTGGAGGCCTGGGCGCGTGACCCGGGCCTGGCGCTGGTGGTGCTGCAGGGCGCCGGCGAAAAGGCCTTCTGCGCCGGCGGGGACCTGCACGGCCTGTACCGCAGCATGACCGAGAACGCCGGCAAGGGCGCCTGGGGCAATGCCTACGCGCGCCGCTTCTTTGAACACGAATACCGCCTGGACTACCGCATCCACAGCTACCCCAAGCCGGTGCTGTGCTGGGGCCATGGCATCGTCATGGGCGGCGGCATCGGTCTGATGATGGGCGCCAGCCACCGCGTGGTCAGCGAGACCTCGCGGCTGGCGATGCCGGAGGTCTCCATCGGCCTGTTCCCGGACGTGGGCGGCAGCTGGCTGCTGAACCGCATGCCGGGCCGCACTGGCGTGTTCCTGGCGCTGACGGGCGCGCAGATCAACACCGCCGACGCGTTCTTCGCCGGGCTGGCGGATTTCCGCCTGAACCACGAAGACTGGCCCAAGCTGCTGGCCTCGCTCGAAGAGCAACCCTGGGCCGGCCAGGCCAGCGGCGGCGCCGAGGACGCGATTCCACCGCGTTCGATCAACGACGGCCTGCTGCGCCGGGCCCTGACTGCGCTGGAGCCGCAGGCGCCGCTGGAAGGCGGCAACCTGCGCCAGCATTCGTTCCTGATCAACAGCCTGTGCAGCGGCAACCGCCTGGACGAGATCTACGAGGAACTGGCCGGCCTGAAGGACCACGCCGATCCGTGGCTGGCGCGCGCCGCCAGCACCATGCTGGCCGGCTCGCCCGGCTCGCTGCGGCTGTCGTTCGCGCTGCAGCAGCGCATGCGGCTGCGGTCGCTGGACGACGTGTTCCGCGCCGAATACATCGCCGCGCTGCATTGCACCGCGCATGGCGATTTCGCCGAGGGCATCCGCGCGCTGCTGATCGACAAGGACAAGAAGCCGCGCTGGAACCCCGCGGTGCTGGACATGGCCACCGAGGCCTGGGTGCAGAAGTTCTTCGATGAGCCCTGGCCCGAAGGCCAGCCGCATCCGCTGGACGACCTGGGCAAGGAAGGCCGCTGA
- the mmsB gene encoding 3-hydroxyisobutyrate dehydrogenase, translated as MSSIAFIGLGNMGAPMALNLVKAGHSLTVFDLVPAAVKVLTDAGAKSAASAAEAVKGAEVVISMLPASKHVEGLYLDQDLLGKIPSSALVIECSTIAPDSARKVAQAAEVRGIAMIDAPVSGGTGGAAAGTLTFIVGGQAAALERARPVLEKMGKNIFHAGPAGAGQVAKICNNMLLGILMAGTSEALALGVANGLDPKVLSDIIAKSSGRNWATELYNPWPGVMEHAPASKGYAGGFGVDLMLKDLGLAAEAALSARASIPLGELARNLYSLHSAGGSGRLDFSSIVNLVKRDQD; from the coding sequence ATGAGCAGTATCGCGTTTATCGGTTTGGGCAACATGGGCGCGCCCATGGCGTTGAATCTGGTCAAGGCCGGCCACAGCCTGACGGTGTTCGACCTGGTGCCGGCGGCGGTCAAGGTGCTGACCGACGCGGGCGCCAAGTCGGCGGCCTCGGCCGCCGAGGCGGTCAAGGGCGCCGAGGTGGTGATCTCGATGCTGCCGGCCAGCAAGCACGTCGAAGGCCTGTACCTGGACCAGGACCTGCTGGGCAAGATCCCGTCCAGCGCGCTGGTGATCGAGTGCAGCACCATCGCGCCGGACTCGGCCCGCAAGGTGGCCCAGGCGGCCGAGGTTCGCGGCATCGCCATGATCGACGCGCCGGTCTCGGGCGGCACCGGCGGCGCCGCCGCCGGCACGCTGACCTTCATCGTCGGCGGCCAGGCCGCGGCGCTGGAGCGCGCCCGCCCGGTGCTGGAGAAGATGGGCAAGAACATCTTCCATGCCGGCCCCGCGGGCGCCGGCCAGGTCGCCAAGATCTGCAACAACATGCTGCTCGGCATCCTCATGGCCGGCACTTCGGAGGCGCTGGCGCTGGGCGTGGCCAACGGCCTCGATCCCAAGGTGCTGTCGGACATCATCGCCAAGAGCTCGGGCCGCAACTGGGCCACCGAGCTGTACAACCCGTGGCCCGGCGTGATGGAGCATGCCCCGGCCTCCAAGGGCTATGCCGGCGGCTTCGGCGTCGACCTGATGCTCAAGGACCTGGGCCTGGCGGCCGAGGCGGCGCTGTCGGCGCGCGCCTCGATCCCGCTGGGCGAGCTGGCGCGCAACCTGTATTCGCTGCACAGCGCGGGCGGCTCGGGCCGGCTGGATTTCTCCAGCATCGTCAACCTGGTCAAGCGCGACCAGGACTGA
- a CDS encoding VIT family protein, with translation MPSKEHHRIFRSNWLRAAVLGANDGIVSTASLITGVAAAQAAHEVVLTSGLAGLVAGALSMAAGEYVSVRSQSDIEAADLRMEQRSLKRNSGEELEELIEIYVERGLSRDLAEQVARQLTRHDALDAHARDELGISMHNRARPVQAAVASAASFAGGAALPLVVAALVPGAPLIGSVIAASVACLACLGALAAGAGGAPKAPAALRVTVLGALAMAVTAGVGALFGTVV, from the coding sequence ATGCCTTCCAAAGAACACCATCGGATTTTCCGCAGCAACTGGCTGCGCGCCGCCGTGCTGGGCGCCAACGACGGCATCGTGTCCACCGCCAGCCTCATCACCGGCGTGGCGGCCGCCCAGGCCGCGCACGAGGTGGTGCTGACCTCGGGCCTGGCCGGCCTGGTGGCCGGCGCGCTGTCGATGGCGGCCGGTGAATACGTCTCGGTGCGGTCGCAATCGGACATCGAGGCCGCCGACCTGCGTATGGAGCAGCGTTCGCTCAAGCGCAATTCGGGCGAAGAGCTGGAGGAACTGATCGAGATCTATGTTGAACGCGGCCTGTCGCGCGACCTGGCGGAACAGGTGGCGCGGCAGTTGACGCGCCACGATGCGCTCGATGCCCACGCGCGCGATGAGCTCGGCATTTCGATGCACAACCGCGCGCGGCCGGTGCAGGCGGCGGTGGCGTCGGCGGCTTCCTTTGCCGGCGGCGCCGCGTTGCCGCTGGTGGTGGCCGCGCTGGTGCCGGGGGCGCCGCTGATCGGCTCGGTGATCGCCGCGTCGGTGGCCTGTCTGGCCTGTCTGGGGGCCCTGGCCGCCGGGGCCGGGGGAGCGCCCAAGGCGCCGGCGGCGCTGCGCGTGACCGTGCTGGGGGCGCTGGCGATGGCGGTGACCGCCGGCGTCGGCGCCCTGTTCGGCACCGTGGTCTGA
- a CDS encoding YgfZ/GcvT domain-containing protein yields MHAFFASIPARAEGCAQCAPLEDFAVFGASGADALTFLHGQLTQDVTGLPADAARLAGYCTAKGRLLATLVMWRGADPAEDAPRLYGLVRQDLAAALVKRLSMFVLRAKARLAPAALHVAGVQAAPAQVAALEAAAGALPRAPWQRAELPSGTWIAAPSADSALRWWWIASDAQLAAAAPLAAVLGLAPAAQWHAADLAAGIPWITTATQDVFIPQTVNLDLIQGVSFTKGCYPGQEVVARSHYRGTVKRRMAFGTIAGADLPGAELAGKDVFDATQPGEPAGRIVDASRAHDTVSVLFETTLAALPEGDLRLGAVDGPRIATAPLPYAITP; encoded by the coding sequence ATGCATGCTTTCTTTGCTTCGATCCCGGCGCGCGCCGAAGGTTGCGCGCAATGCGCCCCCCTGGAGGATTTCGCGGTTTTCGGTGCCAGCGGCGCCGACGCGCTGACCTTCCTGCACGGCCAGCTGACGCAGGACGTCACCGGCTTGCCGGCCGACGCCGCCCGCCTGGCCGGCTATTGCACGGCCAAGGGCCGCCTGCTGGCCACGCTGGTCATGTGGCGCGGCGCCGATCCGGCCGAAGACGCGCCGCGTCTCTACGGCCTGGTGCGCCAGGACCTGGCCGCGGCCCTGGTCAAGCGCCTGTCCATGTTCGTGCTGCGCGCCAAGGCCAGGCTGGCCCCGGCCGCCCTGCACGTCGCCGGCGTGCAGGCCGCGCCGGCCCAGGTGGCCGCGCTGGAAGCCGCCGCCGGCGCGCTGCCGCGCGCCCCGTGGCAGCGCGCCGAGCTGCCCTCGGGCACCTGGATCGCCGCCCCCTCGGCCGACTCCGCGCTGCGCTGGTGGTGGATCGCCTCCGACGCGCAGCTGGCGGCGGCCGCGCCGCTGGCCGCCGTGCTCGGGCTGGCCCCGGCCGCCCAATGGCACGCCGCCGACCTGGCCGCCGGCATTCCCTGGATCACCACCGCCACCCAGGATGTCTTCATCCCGCAAACGGTCAACCTGGACCTGATCCAGGGCGTCAGCTTCACCAAGGGCTGTTATCCGGGCCAGGAAGTGGTGGCGCGCAGCCACTACCGCGGCACGGTCAAGCGCCGCATGGCCTTCGGCACCATTGCCGGCGCCGACCTGCCAGGCGCCGAGCTGGCCGGCAAGGACGTGTTCGACGCCACCCAGCCCGGCGAACCCGCCGGCCGCATCGTCGACGCTTCCCGCGCGCACGACACGGTATCGGTGCTGTTCGAAACCACGTTGGCCGCCCTGCCGGAAGGCGACCTGCGGCTGGGCGCGGTTGACGGCCCGCGCATCGCCACGGCGCCGCTGCCCTACGCCATCACGCCGTAA
- a CDS encoding PaaI family thioesterase, with translation MATPATCADPAGRVQASFERQSIMRLLGASLDVVEPGRVDIVLPYRADLCQQNGFLHAGISTTIADSAGGYAAFSLFQPGEDVLTSEFKMNFLAPAKGERYVASGRVVKPGKRLSICQVEVHAYEGEQATLCVIGLLTAVRVTPR, from the coding sequence ATGGCCACGCCCGCCACTTGCGCCGATCCGGCCGGGCGGGTCCAGGCGAGCTTCGAGCGGCAGAGCATCATGCGGCTGCTCGGCGCCAGCCTGGACGTGGTCGAGCCGGGCAGGGTGGACATCGTCCTGCCGTACCGCGCCGACCTGTGCCAGCAGAACGGCTTCCTGCATGCCGGCATCTCCACCACCATTGCCGATTCGGCCGGCGGCTACGCCGCCTTCAGCCTGTTCCAGCCGGGCGAGGACGTGCTGACCTCGGAATTCAAGATGAACTTCCTGGCGCCGGCCAAGGGCGAGCGCTACGTGGCCAGCGGCCGCGTCGTCAAGCCGGGCAAGCGCCTGTCGATCTGCCAGGTCGAAGTGCATGCCTACGAGGGCGAACAGGCCACGCTTTGCGTGATAGGCTTGCTCACCGCGGTGCGCGTGACGCCGCGTTGA